The following coding sequences lie in one Pontibacter sp. G13 genomic window:
- the rpsF gene encoding 30S ribosomal protein S6, with product MDIKPKQFPNEYETTFILTPELPGDEQKSAVDKFIQLIKDNGGTVNNTEHWGMRKLAYPINKKSSGYYVFVEFTGNGEFVAVLDQAYRYDERVLRFLTVKMDKHHFEFNKKRREQGFGLRKEAKNIS from the coding sequence ATGGATATCAAACCAAAACAGTTTCCAAACGAGTACGAAACCACGTTCATCCTCACACCCGAGCTGCCAGGGGATGAGCAAAAATCGGCAGTTGACAAATTCATCCAGCTGATTAAAGACAATGGTGGGACAGTGAACAACACTGAGCACTGGGGCATGCGTAAGCTTGCTTATCCTATCAACAAAAAGTCTAGTGGTTATTACGTATTTGTCGAGTTTACAGGCAATGGAGAGTTCGTTGCTGTACTCGATCAAGCATACCGTTATGACGAGCGCGTGCTTCGCTTCTTGACCGTCAAGATGGACAAGCACCACTTCGAGTTCAACAAGAAGCGTAGGGAGCAAGGATTTGGCCTGCGCAAAGAGGCGAAGAACATCAGCTAA
- a CDS encoding ATP-binding protein, with protein MAIQFSKDQVVERMRFENPWWDSKQIDSYYAQMKHREYFQLMYPLVKRDDIRRALLLMGPRRVGKTVMIYQAIQKLIDEGVDPRTICYFSIETPLYNGISLEELLNLFLEHNEKSKEDKLYIFYDEIQYLKDWEVHLKSLVDSYHYFQFAVSGSAAAALKLKSNESGAGRFTEFELPPLTFHEFLSLTGFGYLVTYDGENEQLPCRTPDIQQLNKLFWEYINYGGYPELSLSAAMQSNPGRYIRNDIIDKVLMRDLPSLYGIHDIQELNSLFTYLAYHTGSELSLDGISQNSGVAKNTIKRYITYLEAAFLIKVVHRVDQNSKRFKRANFFKIYLTNPSLRSALFSPIKDSDERAGSLVETAIFAQWQHTDHSGIYYARWNRGEVDMVSIDPAQRPVWCLEIKWSNRFLEHPEELKTLAQFCQKHQLKNSVVTTIDQFGEIEFEGIHYQFVPASLYCYTVGFNLITNRLEYPRF; from the coding sequence ATGGCTATTCAATTCTCCAAAGACCAAGTTGTGGAAAGGATGCGCTTCGAAAACCCATGGTGGGACTCGAAGCAAATTGATTCCTATTACGCTCAGATGAAACATCGGGAGTATTTCCAGCTTATGTACCCACTCGTCAAACGGGATGATATCCGGCGAGCGCTTTTATTGATGGGGCCAAGACGAGTTGGGAAAACCGTGATGATTTACCAAGCCATTCAGAAGTTAATTGATGAAGGGGTTGATCCTCGAACTATCTGCTATTTTTCCATTGAAACGCCCCTATACAATGGAATCTCCTTGGAAGAGCTGTTGAATCTGTTTTTGGAACACAATGAGAAGTCGAAGGAGGATAAGCTGTACATCTTCTATGATGAGATCCAGTATCTGAAGGATTGGGAAGTGCATCTGAAATCGCTTGTGGATTCCTATCACTATTTCCAGTTCGCGGTATCTGGATCTGCGGCAGCTGCGCTGAAATTGAAAAGCAACGAATCAGGAGCGGGGAGATTTACGGAATTCGAATTGCCGCCTTTGACTTTTCATGAGTTTTTGTCTCTCACTGGATTTGGTTATCTGGTTACCTACGACGGTGAAAACGAACAATTGCCGTGTCGAACCCCCGATATTCAGCAATTGAATAAACTGTTCTGGGAGTACATCAATTATGGAGGCTATCCAGAACTTTCACTTTCTGCTGCGATGCAGTCGAATCCGGGACGATATATCAGGAATGATATCATCGACAAGGTGTTGATGCGCGATCTTCCAAGCTTATACGGCATCCATGATATTCAAGAATTGAATTCGCTATTTACCTATTTGGCCTACCATACGGGGAGCGAGTTGTCTCTAGATGGGATTTCGCAGAATTCAGGGGTTGCGAAAAACACCATTAAGCGGTATATCACCTATTTAGAGGCGGCATTTTTGATTAAGGTCGTTCATCGAGTTGATCAAAACAGCAAGCGCTTTAAGCGTGCAAATTTCTTCAAGATTTACCTGACAAATCCCTCTTTGCGGAGCGCTTTGTTTTCGCCGATAAAAGATTCAGATGAACGAGCTGGTTCTCTGGTGGAGACGGCTATTTTTGCGCAGTGGCAACACACGGATCATTCGGGAATCTACTATGCTCGATGGAATCGTGGCGAAGTGGATATGGTTTCTATCGATCCTGCCCAACGTCCTGTGTGGTGTTTGGAGATCAAATGGTCCAATCGCTTTTTGGAGCATCCGGAGGAACTAAAAACACTTGCCCAGTTTTGCCAAAAACATCAACTGAAGAATTCCGTGGTGACCACGATCGACCAGTTTGGGGAAATTGAATTCGAGGGAATTCACTATCAATTTGTTCCCGCAAGCCTGTATTGCTATACAGTGGGATTTAATCTGATCACAAACCGACTAGAATATCCCCGTTTTTGA
- a CDS encoding phosphoribosylglycinamide formyltransferase produces the protein MHTAPVRMAIFASGGGSNARNLLNHFQGSDLAEVCLMVSNNSQSGIFQFGPDFQVPTMLLTRSEYSSGTHLRDLMQAHQVDLIILAGYLKLIPAELVAAFPDTIINIHPALLPRYGGKGMYGMNVHKAVIQQGEAWSGITIHRVNEEYDKGAMLFQHGFPVEADWAPEDLAKRIQKAEHRFFPQVVESVCKTLNSQD, from the coding sequence TTGCATACAGCACCCGTTCGCATGGCGATTTTTGCCTCGGGAGGCGGCTCCAATGCACGCAATCTGCTGAACCATTTCCAGGGTTCGGATCTTGCAGAGGTGTGTTTGATGGTGTCCAACAATTCCCAATCAGGCATCTTCCAATTCGGACCTGACTTTCAGGTACCGACCATGCTGCTCACCCGTTCGGAGTACAGCTCTGGCACTCACCTTCGGGACTTGATGCAGGCGCATCAGGTCGACCTCATCATCTTGGCCGGGTATCTCAAACTGATTCCTGCGGAATTGGTAGCGGCCTTTCCCGATACGATCATCAATATTCACCCTGCGCTCCTGCCCCGGTACGGCGGCAAGGGGATGTATGGCATGAACGTCCACAAGGCGGTCATTCAGCAAGGGGAAGCATGGTCTGGGATCACCATCCATCGGGTCAATGAGGAATACGACAAGGGAGCCATGCTTTTTCAGCATGGGTTTCCAGTGGAAGCGGATTGGGCACCGGAAGATCTCGCCAAACGCATTCAGAAGGCCGAACATCGGTTCTTCCCGCAAGTGGTCGAATCCGTATGCAAAACCCTGAATTCACAGGATTAG
- a CDS encoding penicillin-binding transpeptidase domain-containing protein → MIRLLNIQVLSDEYERKAEQNVVKLQEIVPPRGNLYNRYGDIYVSSRPMFNMYISKNKLHIPDTAVLRNLLGLTQAEIEEKIANAHSYKETEFARYIDPETYGALQEKMWSFRGITFTNTNKRYYRSPVGAHILGHIKEVSQKEIEQSDHAYKSGDLIGSSGIERSHDSTLRGKQGIKRIIKDVHQRIVGSYAGGKYDVDPIRGKDIMLGIDTDLQAFGEHIMQNKRGSIVAIEPSSGEILAFVSAPSYNPSMLTGRDLRNNYRELKRDTLKPLLNRPLSARYPPGSIFKLPVALAALNEDIITDHTIYHCGGGFGRNRGKPGCRFHVTPLALDNAIRYSCNAYFAATYWDFLHSPKFSDIYEAYDRWYKYMNELGVGVKTSVDIPYEPMVKLPSHELYDKIYGQNRWQASTIISLSIGQGEILMTPLQMANMVTIIANRGKYIPPHFVRATREKPDDLLNSGQPRDPWIKVPYDTTYTSIAGEHYESVIDAMELVVANGTARRAFIPEADVVGKTGTVQNPHGEDHAVFVGFAPKDNPRIAIAVVIENAGGGGSWAAPTASLMIEHYLRGGEIEAKKWELERILNANFID, encoded by the coding sequence ATGATCAGGCTGCTCAATATTCAAGTATTGAGTGATGAGTACGAGCGGAAAGCAGAACAGAATGTCGTCAAGCTCCAAGAAATTGTCCCGCCTCGTGGGAACCTCTACAATCGCTACGGAGACATCTATGTGAGCTCTCGGCCGATGTTCAATATGTACATCTCCAAGAACAAGCTCCATATCCCAGATACCGCAGTTCTTCGCAATCTCCTCGGGCTCACCCAAGCCGAAATCGAAGAGAAGATTGCCAATGCGCACTCCTACAAGGAAACTGAATTTGCACGCTACATCGATCCGGAGACCTATGGGGCCTTGCAGGAGAAAATGTGGAGTTTCCGTGGGATCACCTTCACCAATACCAACAAAAGATATTACCGCTCCCCAGTCGGTGCTCACATCCTTGGCCATATCAAAGAGGTCAGCCAAAAGGAAATTGAGCAATCTGATCATGCCTACAAGAGTGGAGACCTGATCGGGAGCTCCGGCATCGAGCGGTCCCATGATTCCACCTTGCGTGGAAAGCAAGGAATCAAACGAATTATCAAGGATGTGCACCAGCGGATTGTTGGTTCCTATGCTGGCGGAAAGTACGACGTCGACCCGATCAGAGGGAAAGATATCATGCTTGGGATTGATACCGATCTCCAGGCATTTGGCGAGCACATCATGCAAAATAAGCGAGGCTCGATCGTGGCGATTGAACCTTCATCAGGGGAGATTTTGGCATTTGTGAGTGCCCCTTCCTACAATCCGAGCATGTTGACTGGACGAGATTTGCGCAATAATTATCGGGAACTCAAACGAGACACCTTAAAGCCATTGCTCAACCGACCATTGTCAGCACGGTATCCGCCTGGGTCTATCTTCAAATTGCCGGTGGCGTTGGCTGCGTTGAATGAAGATATCATCACCGATCATACGATCTACCATTGCGGAGGAGGATTTGGTCGAAATCGCGGAAAGCCCGGTTGTCGGTTCCATGTGACCCCTTTGGCACTGGACAACGCGATCCGCTATTCCTGTAATGCCTATTTCGCTGCGACCTATTGGGACTTCCTGCATAGCCCGAAATTCTCGGATATCTACGAGGCCTATGATCGGTGGTATAAATACATGAACGAGTTAGGAGTAGGGGTGAAGACCAGTGTGGATATTCCATACGAGCCAATGGTCAAATTGCCATCCCACGAGCTGTACGACAAGATCTATGGCCAAAACCGCTGGCAGGCATCTACGATCATCAGTTTGTCTATCGGTCAGGGGGAAATCTTGATGACCCCTCTCCAGATGGCCAACATGGTGACCATCATCGCCAATCGCGGAAAATATATTCCCCCACACTTTGTGCGGGCGACTCGGGAGAAACCCGATGATTTGCTGAATTCAGGCCAGCCCCGAGATCCATGGATCAAGGTGCCCTACGATACGACTTACACATCCATCGCTGGCGAGCACTACGAATCCGTCATTGATGCGATGGAGCTGGTAGTGGCCAATGGTACTGCACGCCGGGCATTCATTCCTGAAGCCGATGTAGTTGGGAAAACGGGTACGGTGCAGAATCCCCACGGGGAGGACCATGCGGTGTTTGTGGGATTTGCTCCCAAAGACAACCCCCGAATCGCCATTGCTGTGGTGATTGAAAATGCAGGTGGAGGAGGCTCTTGGGCTGCACCCACGGCGAGCTTGATGATCGAGCATTACCTGCGTGGCGGAGAAATCGAAGCCAAGAAGTGGGAACTCGAGCGTATTCTCAACGCGAATTTTATCGATTGA
- a CDS encoding rod shape-determining protein — translation MGLFDFFTTDIAIDLGTANTLIMYNDQVVVDQPSIVAVDRMSGRVIAVGTEAQQMHEKTHEKYKTIRPLRDGVIADFKVAEHMIRKMIGLIPSKRKLFSTNYRMVICIPSSITEVEKRAVKDSAEQAGAKEVYLIQEPMAAAIGIGLNVKEPTGHMIVDIGGGTTEIAVIALSGIVTDQSIRIAGDEFNDDILDYMRKQHNMLIGERSAERIKIEVGAAMPELDEPPANIEIRGKDLMTGIPKTIQVTHREVAHALNKSITKIEDAILKALENTPPELSADIYERGIHLTGGGASLRGLDIRLAEKTKLPIHVADDPLKAVVRGTGISLKNLEDFKYLMS, via the coding sequence ATGGGATTGTTTGATTTTTTTACAACGGATATTGCGATTGACTTGGGTACGGCCAACACCCTGATTATGTATAACGATCAGGTCGTCGTGGATCAACCATCCATCGTGGCAGTGGACCGCATGTCGGGGCGAGTGATCGCCGTAGGTACGGAAGCCCAGCAGATGCATGAGAAAACCCATGAAAAATACAAGACCATCCGGCCATTGCGGGATGGGGTAATCGCGGACTTCAAAGTTGCGGAACACATGATCCGCAAAATGATCGGGCTGATTCCTAGCAAGCGCAAACTTTTTTCCACCAACTACCGCATGGTGATCTGTATTCCGAGCAGTATCACTGAGGTCGAAAAGCGTGCTGTAAAGGATTCTGCAGAGCAAGCAGGCGCCAAGGAGGTTTACCTGATTCAGGAACCCATGGCAGCTGCTATAGGGATTGGCCTCAACGTCAAGGAGCCTACCGGTCACATGATCGTCGACATTGGAGGTGGTACGACGGAGATTGCGGTTATCGCACTTTCTGGGATTGTTACGGACCAGTCTATCCGGATTGCCGGGGACGAATTCAACGACGATATCTTGGATTACATGCGCAAGCAGCACAACATGCTCATTGGTGAGCGGAGTGCAGAACGCATCAAGATCGAAGTAGGTGCGGCCATGCCTGAATTGGATGAGCCACCTGCCAACATTGAGATCCGTGGAAAGGACCTCATGACCGGTATCCCCAAAACCATCCAGGTTACTCACCGGGAAGTGGCACATGCTTTGAACAAATCCATCACCAAGATCGAGGATGCAATCCTGAAGGCGCTGGAAAATACGCCCCCAGAATTGTCTGCCGACATCTATGAGCGCGGTATTCACTTGACAGGAGGTGGTGCTTCTCTTCGGGGATTGGACATCCGTCTGGCCGAAAAAACCAAACTTCCTATTCACGTTGCCGATGATCCGCTCAAGGCAGTAGTTCGTGGTACAGGTATTTCCCTCAAAAATCTGGAGGACTTCAAGTACCTCATGAGCTAG
- the purH gene encoding bifunctional phosphoribosylaminoimidazolecarboxamide formyltransferase/IMP cyclohydrolase gives MAGEVRIKAALISVYHKQGLEPLVEQLNAHGVEVYSTGGTAEYLKSLGATVHEVADLTGYPSILGGRVKTLHPKVHGGILARRSDESDQAELAKYEIPEIDLVVVDLYPFEETVKSGASEEAIIEKIDIGGIALIRGAAKNFQDVVCLPSAEYYGELATMLAEQDGKTTLAQRKYFAGASFDISSHYDSQIFRHLAPESDTLKISLRNPKTLRYGENPHQQGAFYGNIEDQFEQLNGKPLSYNNLVDMDGALALVDEYPDEPFFAIIKHTNPCGCAKGANMMEAWKRALEGDPISAFGGILATNGKVELDVAEEIHKLFFEVLIADDFSDEALELLKKKKNRILLKRVARPKVSQIVKTAVHGVLVQDKDEVQVQESDLTVKSSRQPNAQELSDAMFGDTVCKHLKSNAIALVKNGQLIGSGVGQTSRIDALKQAIAKAEEKGFDVKGSVLASDAFFPFADSVEMAHSHGIDIVVQPGGSVRDEDTINFCETHNMCLIFTGVRHFKH, from the coding sequence ATGGCAGGAGAAGTTCGCATAAAAGCCGCATTGATTTCCGTCTATCACAAGCAAGGTCTGGAGCCGCTTGTTGAGCAATTGAATGCCCACGGGGTGGAAGTATATTCTACTGGTGGAACGGCGGAATACCTCAAATCCTTGGGAGCGACCGTTCATGAGGTTGCAGATTTGACTGGGTATCCTTCTATCTTGGGGGGACGAGTCAAAACCCTTCACCCCAAAGTTCACGGGGGAATTTTGGCACGCCGAAGCGATGAAAGCGACCAAGCTGAACTCGCCAAATATGAGATTCCAGAGATTGACCTCGTAGTCGTGGATCTCTACCCATTCGAAGAGACCGTCAAAAGCGGAGCAAGCGAGGAAGCCATCATCGAGAAAATCGATATCGGTGGGATTGCGCTGATCCGTGGTGCCGCGAAAAACTTCCAAGACGTGGTCTGTCTTCCCTCTGCCGAATACTATGGCGAATTGGCGACGATGTTGGCCGAACAGGATGGAAAGACGACATTGGCCCAGCGGAAATACTTTGCAGGAGCTAGCTTCGATATCTCTTCCCACTACGACAGCCAGATCTTCCGTCACCTCGCACCTGAGTCCGATACCCTGAAGATCTCTCTCCGCAATCCTAAGACCTTGCGTTATGGAGAGAATCCTCATCAACAAGGCGCATTTTACGGAAATATCGAGGATCAATTCGAGCAACTCAATGGCAAGCCTTTGTCCTACAACAACTTGGTGGACATGGACGGAGCGTTGGCGTTGGTGGACGAATATCCTGACGAGCCATTCTTTGCGATCATCAAGCATACCAACCCATGTGGATGTGCCAAAGGCGCAAATATGATGGAAGCATGGAAACGTGCGTTGGAAGGTGATCCGATCTCAGCCTTTGGCGGGATTTTGGCTACAAATGGCAAAGTCGAGCTGGACGTTGCCGAAGAAATTCACAAACTCTTTTTCGAGGTTCTGATTGCAGATGATTTTTCTGACGAAGCATTGGAATTGTTGAAAAAGAAAAAAAATCGAATTCTCCTAAAAAGAGTCGCTCGTCCAAAAGTTTCCCAGATCGTCAAAACGGCTGTTCACGGAGTATTGGTACAGGACAAAGATGAGGTTCAGGTTCAAGAATCTGATTTGACCGTGAAGTCTTCTCGCCAACCCAATGCACAGGAGTTGTCCGACGCCATGTTTGGAGATACTGTCTGCAAGCACTTGAAATCCAATGCGATCGCTTTGGTGAAAAACGGCCAATTGATCGGTAGCGGAGTAGGTCAAACCTCCCGAATTGACGCACTGAAGCAAGCGATTGCCAAGGCCGAGGAGAAGGGGTTTGATGTGAAAGGATCTGTATTGGCATCCGATGCATTTTTCCCTTTTGCGGACTCTGTAGAAATGGCTCACTCCCATGGTATCGATATAGTTGTACAACCGGGAGGATCTGTGCGTGATGAGGACACCATTAATTTTTGTGAAACTCACAATATGTGTCTAATTTTCACTGGGGTTAGACATTTTAAGCACTAA
- the lhgO gene encoding L-2-hydroxyglutarate oxidase, producing MQTNASLFDFIVVGGGAVGLSVAYKLQLRNPDLKILVLEKEDQLSAHQTGHNSGVIHSGLYYKPGSYKAKNCVSGRRELVKFAQTHNVAHDVCGKVVVATEEIELPFLDKIFSNGLANDTEGIQKITGDQIREIEPYCAGIAGIWVPCTGIIDFPGVVYKLAELLDGMHPESRVLTGQEVTGVEHGEDETTVFTKCATFKTKQVIFCGGLQSDRLAKMDSLKPEAEIVGFRGDYYDLTEDAEHKVKNLIYPVPNPAFPFLGVHFTRMVLGGVECGPNAVFTFKREGYGKTDFDLKDTTDALSFKGTWALFRKHWKFGIDEYRRAFSKKLFHKQVSRLIPSLTMDELKPGRSGVRAMALGQDGEMIEDFRIEYKGNAIHILNAPSPAATACLAIGDEVATIAEKQFGLKVS from the coding sequence ATGCAAACGAATGCTTCATTGTTTGACTTCATCGTCGTAGGAGGGGGAGCCGTAGGGCTCAGCGTCGCCTATAAGTTGCAACTCCGCAATCCGGATCTCAAGATCCTGGTACTCGAAAAGGAGGACCAACTCTCTGCCCACCAAACCGGCCACAACTCCGGGGTGATCCACTCTGGCCTGTATTACAAGCCGGGTTCCTATAAAGCCAAAAACTGCGTCTCTGGCCGCCGTGAGCTGGTCAAATTCGCCCAAACCCACAACGTCGCGCACGATGTCTGTGGCAAGGTCGTGGTCGCTACCGAAGAGATCGAATTGCCGTTTCTCGACAAGATCTTCTCCAACGGTCTCGCCAATGACACCGAAGGAATCCAGAAGATCACCGGAGATCAAATCCGAGAGATCGAGCCATACTGCGCGGGGATCGCGGGGATTTGGGTGCCTTGTACCGGAATCATCGATTTCCCGGGTGTGGTGTACAAATTGGCTGAACTTCTCGACGGCATGCATCCTGAAAGCCGTGTGCTGACAGGGCAGGAAGTTACAGGCGTGGAGCATGGTGAAGATGAGACAACTGTATTCACCAAGTGTGCGACCTTCAAGACCAAGCAGGTTATTTTCTGTGGCGGACTGCAATCCGACCGGTTGGCCAAAATGGATAGCCTCAAGCCCGAGGCAGAAATTGTCGGCTTCCGCGGCGATTACTACGATCTCACCGAAGATGCAGAGCACAAGGTCAAGAACCTGATCTATCCAGTGCCCAATCCAGCCTTCCCATTCTTGGGCGTACACTTTACCCGAATGGTGCTCGGAGGCGTAGAATGTGGCCCCAATGCGGTATTCACCTTCAAACGCGAAGGATACGGCAAGACCGACTTCGATCTCAAGGACACCACAGATGCGCTTTCCTTCAAAGGTACTTGGGCGCTGTTCCGCAAGCACTGGAAATTTGGCATCGACGAATACCGTCGCGCATTCTCCAAAAAGCTGTTCCACAAGCAGGTTTCCCGCCTGATTCCATCCCTGACGATGGACGAACTCAAGCCCGGTCGTTCAGGCGTACGCGCTATGGCACTCGGCCAAGACGGCGAAATGATCGAGGATTTCCGCATCGAATACAAAGGCAATGCGATCCATATCCTCAATGCGCCTTCTCCTGCTGCAACCGCCTGCCTCGCCATCGGCGACGAAGTGGCCACCATCGCGGAGAAGCAATTTGGACTGAAAGTCTCCTAA
- a CDS encoding biopolymer transporter ExbD, translating into MAEVTTNTQPKRGKRNRKRQSTKVDMTAMVDVAFLLLTFFVLTSQLADVYVLEQQMPPRSEDGPSRIEVAEQKIMTLYLEGDNQVSWYIGNEHEAWEAADLGNPTVRNQLLAHQRAGLHAGVQPCQGKETSGCWDPIFVIKPTDDSQYRNLVDMLDELIIVSAQKYVIAPMTPEDEAWLASR; encoded by the coding sequence ATGGCTGAAGTAACCACCAACACCCAACCAAAACGCGGAAAACGCAATCGTAAACGCCAATCCACCAAGGTAGATATGACTGCCATGGTGGATGTCGCGTTTTTGCTTCTGACCTTCTTCGTGCTGACTAGCCAACTGGCAGATGTCTACGTGCTGGAGCAGCAAATGCCGCCTCGCAGTGAGGATGGACCCAGCCGTATCGAAGTGGCCGAGCAGAAAATCATGACCCTCTATCTCGAAGGCGACAACCAAGTGTCTTGGTACATCGGCAATGAGCATGAGGCATGGGAAGCTGCCGATTTGGGCAATCCGACAGTCAGAAACCAATTGCTCGCTCACCAACGAGCTGGCCTCCATGCAGGCGTGCAGCCTTGCCAAGGCAAAGAGACCTCTGGATGCTGGGATCCTATCTTCGTGATCAAGCCCACGGATGATAGCCAATACCGCAATCTGGTGGACATGCTGGATGAATTGATCATCGTGTCTGCGCAGAAGTACGTGATTGCGCCGATGACGCCCGAAGATGAGGCGTGGTTGGCGAGTCGCTGA
- the rodA gene encoding rod shape-determining protein RodA: protein MASTRKQADFDLITLALYGLLVVLGIMTVYAVTSSEGNEALFDFGRMHGKQLMWGGISVVATIMILSLDHRFIEASAYVAYGGSIGLLILTLLIGTEVNGAKAWLDLGGVRLQSAELAKIATALALAKYMSRLNFQMRDMQQFLVAGAIVVTPALITILMNDTGSALVFGSFIFVFYREGLNPLIPIFILTVAAISIISLAFEPLWVILGIWTIGALVFFFTWNRRYWVRNLVLHLILLGFFSGVSYGVDYVVDEVLQAHQRNRIMVLLDPQLDLNGVGYNANQSKIAIGSGGFSGKGFLEGNYTKNKFVPEQETDFIFCTIGEERGWLGSTFLVMVFFLIIARVQHMGESSKTKFARIYGYSVMSILFFHVMVNVGMTIGLMPVIGIPLPFISYGGSSLLSFTLLVMIMVNLHSYRNSVLGSKS, encoded by the coding sequence ATGGCTTCTACCCGAAAGCAAGCTGACTTTGACTTGATCACGCTGGCACTCTACGGATTGCTGGTCGTGCTGGGGATCATGACGGTCTACGCCGTGACCTCCAGCGAAGGTAATGAAGCCCTGTTCGATTTCGGTCGAATGCATGGCAAGCAGCTTATGTGGGGCGGGATTTCCGTGGTGGCGACCATCATGATCTTGTCGCTTGACCATCGATTTATCGAGGCGTCGGCGTATGTCGCTTACGGTGGGAGCATCGGTTTGCTGATCTTGACACTTTTGATCGGTACCGAGGTCAATGGTGCCAAAGCTTGGTTGGATCTGGGAGGTGTGCGCCTTCAATCGGCTGAGCTGGCCAAAATTGCCACAGCACTGGCTCTCGCCAAATATATGTCCCGACTCAATTTCCAGATGCGGGATATGCAGCAGTTCTTGGTGGCGGGCGCGATTGTCGTTACCCCAGCCTTGATTACGATCTTGATGAATGATACCGGATCGGCCTTGGTATTTGGTAGCTTCATCTTTGTCTTCTATCGGGAGGGACTGAATCCGCTGATTCCCATATTCATTTTGACCGTTGCAGCAATATCTATCATCTCACTGGCATTTGAGCCCCTCTGGGTGATTTTGGGGATCTGGACGATTGGTGCCTTGGTCTTTTTCTTCACTTGGAATCGCCGATACTGGGTGAGAAACTTGGTCCTTCATTTGATTCTCTTGGGCTTTTTCTCCGGAGTTTCTTATGGGGTTGACTATGTGGTGGATGAAGTGCTTCAAGCTCACCAGCGAAATCGGATCATGGTATTGCTCGATCCTCAGTTGGATTTGAATGGGGTAGGCTACAATGCCAACCAATCCAAGATCGCGATCGGTTCGGGCGGATTCTCCGGAAAGGGCTTTTTGGAAGGGAACTACACCAAGAACAAATTTGTGCCTGAGCAGGAAACCGACTTCATCTTCTGCACAATCGGAGAGGAGCGCGGATGGCTGGGGAGCACATTCCTCGTGATGGTATTCTTCCTGATTATTGCGAGGGTTCAGCACATGGGCGAATCTTCCAAAACCAAGTTTGCCCGAATATATGGCTATTCGGTCATGTCCATCCTGTTTTTTCACGTCATGGTCAATGTCGGGATGACCATCGGGTTGATGCCGGTGATCGGGATTCCCTTGCCATTTATCAGCTATGGAGGCTCCTCCTTGTTGTCATTTACCTTGCTGGTGATGATCATGGTGAATCTCCATTCCTACCGTAACTCTGTACTTGGGTCGAAGAGCTAA
- the mreC gene encoding rod shape-determining protein MreC gives MFRLLTFLSDYRNTILFLVLEAIAFALVINYNDYQRHKMGDWVLESTSGISGWKVEVRKYFKLAEENEKLLSENIRLRQDLLEVKKQAYIYEGILELDSVQVQRYMDSLSSPESFEFLPARVIRNSTDKNYNYITIDRGSKHGVINEMGVVSPEGIVGRVIRVSESYSLVQSALSINFNLTCKALLPGEIAETGNIGFYEWSGGNIYKGYLTYIPETVELLPGYKVVTSGHSLIFPEGFLVGEITELENSSAGGFQTAEVKLATNFNNLRHVYLIHLDQRENLDSLLINLPDE, from the coding sequence TTGTTCAGACTGCTGACATTCCTGTCCGATTATCGCAATACCATCCTCTTTTTGGTATTGGAGGCAATCGCATTCGCCTTGGTGATCAACTACAATGATTACCAGCGGCACAAAATGGGGGATTGGGTGTTGGAATCAACCTCAGGAATCTCCGGCTGGAAAGTAGAAGTCCGAAAATACTTCAAACTGGCCGAGGAGAATGAAAAGCTCTTGTCTGAAAACATTCGACTCCGGCAGGATCTCCTCGAAGTCAAAAAGCAGGCGTATATCTACGAAGGAATTCTGGAGCTGGATTCTGTACAGGTTCAGCGATACATGGATTCACTGAGCTCCCCCGAATCCTTCGAATTCCTCCCTGCCCGCGTGATCCGCAATTCCACCGATAAAAACTATAACTACATCACCATTGATAGAGGCTCCAAGCACGGAGTCATCAATGAGATGGGCGTAGTGTCCCCAGAAGGAATCGTCGGTCGGGTAATCCGGGTTTCTGAATCCTATAGCTTGGTTCAGAGTGCATTGAGCATCAACTTTAACCTGACTTGTAAGGCCTTGCTGCCTGGCGAAATCGCCGAGACGGGCAACATTGGGTTCTACGAGTGGAGTGGCGGAAATATCTACAAGGGATATTTGACCTATATTCCCGAAACTGTGGAGCTCCTACCGGGCTACAAAGTGGTAACTTCGGGACACAGCCTGATTTTCCCTGAAGGGTTTCTGGTGGGTGAAATCACAGAACTGGAGAATTCCAGTGCGGGAGGATTCCAGACTGCGGAGGTCAAACTCGCCACCAATTTCAATAACCTTCGACATGTATATCTGATCCATTTGGATCAGCGGGAGAATCTGGATAGCCTCCTAATCAACTTGCCAGACGAATGA